The following are encoded together in the Glycine max cultivar Williams 82 chromosome 8, Glycine_max_v4.0, whole genome shotgun sequence genome:
- the TIP2-4 gene encoding aquaporin TIP2-4 has protein sequence MGGIAFGRFDDSFSLTSIKAYIAEFHSTLLFVFAGVGSAIAYGKLTSDAALDPAGLLAVAICHGFALFVAVSVGANISGGHVNPAVTFGLALGGHITILTGFFYWIAQLLGSIVACFLLNYVTGGLPTPIHSVASGVGAVEGVVTEIIITFGLVYTVYATAADPKKGSLGIIAPIAIGFIVGANILAAGPFSGGSMNPARSFGPAVVSGDFHDNWIYWVGPLIGGGLAGLIYGNVFIRSDHAPLSSEF, from the exons ATGGGTGGCATTGCATTTGGACGCTTTGATGATTCTTTCAGTTTAACCTCAATCAAGGCCTATATTGCTGAGTTCCATTCAACCTTGCTCTTTGTTTTTGCCGGTGTTGGTTCAGCCATAGCCTATG GTAAGTTGACATCAGATGCAGCACTTGATCCTGCTGGGTTACTGGCAGTTGCTATTTGCCACGGTTTTGCACTCTTTGTTGCAGTTTCTGTCGGTGCCAACATCTCTGGTGGCCATGTCAACCCTGCTGTGACTTTTGGATTGGCTCTTGGTGGCCACATCACCATCCTCACTGGCTTCTTCTACTGGATTGCACAGCTTCTTGGCTCCATCGTGGCATGTTTTCTTCTCAACTATGTCACAGGAGGCTTG CCAACTCCAATCCACAGTGTGGCTTCAGGGGTTGGAGCAGTTGAAGGAGTTGTGACCGAGATCATCATCACATTTGGTTTGGTGTACACAGTGTACGCCACAGCAGCAGATCCTAAGAAGGGCTCATTGGGAATCATTGCACCAATTGCCATTGGTTTCATTGTTGGTGCCAACATCTTGGCAGCAGGGCCATTCTCCGGCGGCTCGATGAACCCAGCACGCTCCTTCGGGCCTGCAGTTGTTAGTGGTGACTTCCATGACAACTGGATCTACTGGGTTGGACCTCTCATTGGTGGTGGTTTGGCTGGCCTTATCTATGGCAATGTCTTCATTCGCTCTGACCATGCACCTCTTTCCAGTGAATTTTGA